The region CGGATAGCGCGGAGCAGGTAGAGGCGCTGCCAGTCGCTGAGGCTGACCTCCGTGGCGATCGCGGTAACGGTGCGGGTCACCGCGGGACGGTCGAGGTTGGCCATGGCTTTCAGATAGCGGAGTACATACGGTGTCGTGGACGCGGCGAAGGCGACGATATTCATCACCTTCGGCATCACGTCGACGGCCCGTGGTTCTGCTGGATCCGACAGCCTGATTAGCGCACTCCGGATGGCGCGGATCGCGGCACGGTCGGCCTCGTGCAGGTTGATCCGGTTGTCGGTGACCATGTCCGTTGCCAGATCGCGGGGGGTTACGGTCGAGTTGAGAATGTCGAGCGCCCACTGAGGGTCGCTGTCGTCGTCATCATCGGCGTACTCGGGTACCTCGTTCTTCTCCCAGTAGGCGCGGAACGATGGTGTGCGGGTCTTGGATTCGTTGAGCGTCAGCCCGTTATCGCGGGCGGCTGCTGCCAGATCGTCGAGCGCTCGTTTGGCGTCCTCGAACGTGTCGGTTGCGATTCGGAAGTCGTCGTTGAACCGCCACGCAGCCCACTGCTTGCGGCGCAGCGCGCGCAGCACCCGGCTCGCGTACAGGTCGGAGAGCCGATCCGAAGGCTCGAGCAGCTGAGGAAGTCCGTAGCGCCTGCGCTGGACCTCGAGCAGGAGCTCGAGCAGACACTCGATAGTGGCGTAGTCCCCCGTACGGAGGAGTAGCTCGCGGGCGAGGATGTCATGGTCGACGTAGTCGTAGAACGACGCGAGGTCGGCTTTCACGACGTACTGGACGACCGCGTTATCCGGCCAGGACAACTCGCTGTTGCCGTTGGCGTCTACACGGCTGCCCCGGGTTTGGGCGTACGCCAGCGGTGCGTAGGCGAACGTCCGGTATCCCTCCGTGGAGCGGTCCACCTCGTGTTTGGCCTCGGCCATGAGAAGATCGGTCAACGCCCGGAAGGTCACTCGCTCGGCGAAACCCCAGAGTGCAACCGGCCTGCTGCCGGTCTCGGGTTTAGCGACCGCGACGACAAGACCGCGGCAAGGCGTTAGTCCGGCTTGGAGTTGGCCGGCAAGCCACGAGGCGAATTCTGGAGCGCGTTCATTCAGCTCGGAGGTGCCCGGCGACGACGGTATCAAGGGTTCCTCGGCACTGGCCTCTCGACACGTGGCTCCTTCCAGATCGAGCCGGGAAAGGACGTCAGGTGGCACCGGCTGCATGGCCCTTATGAAAGCACGCGGTGGGCCCATGCCGGGAGCAATGAACCTGGGCACGCGGATCGATGGAGGCGGGCCTCGCGCTCCTGACATCACCGCACTTGCAGAGGGAGACCTGGATCCCTTCCCATCCTTGCACGACCCCGAACGGCGATTGCGACGACATCGAGCCCTCCGTCTTGAGGACGCTCGCAGACCTCACGGCGGCGCCATTCGGAGCCGATTCCACCAAGAGAGATAGCAGTCCCGACAGTTGAGCGGCTTTACAGGTATTTCCGCCAATGATCGGGCAGGACGTGCGGGGACTGCGACGGATGCAGGCGGACTTCATAGCACCCGGAGGGACGGGTGGCAAGACTCGGTGCCTGATCCGTTGCGAATCGGAGGTTGACTCTGTTGGGTTTCGGAGGCGTAATGGAGACACGTTCCCGCAGCGTCGGCTGGCGCGGTTGGCCACACATGCAGCGGGCAGGCACCCCCACAACCGGGGTGCCTGCCGTTGTTCGTACCGACGCCGCGGGACGTGGAGAGATAGGAGGTCCCACATGAAGGATGGTCCGTCGGCGAGTTGAGGTGCCGCACCACCCCTGACGCTCCTGTGGCGCTACCCGTGGCGAGTACTGATCTTTTGCGACTCGGCTTGGCCGTCTGCCCCTGTGTCCGCGCGTTGACCACAGCCTGCTGTGCGGGTTGTGGCGACGCCTGCTGCCCTGATGCTTGCCCCTGCATGGTCTGCGTGTTCGTTGACTCGACCATAGTGACTTTCTGCCGTCCCCCTGCACCCGTTAGGGGTCCGTCCGACCGGGCGTCACCCGGCAGGGGCACGCCTGTCCGGGAACGGACCGGAGCCGGGCATGCGCGGCCTGGGACGGAACCCTAATCGTCTGATGTCGAACCCTTCAACCGTTTGGAGCACGAACGTGACCCCACACCTCAACCCCATGGAGGCGGCGGCTGCCGTCACGGCCCGCCTCCCCTCGGCAACGTCGAACGCGGCCGTACACGTCCCGCCTGAACCCAGGTGGTGGGCCCTTGGCCTCACCTGACCAACGTCACCCTGGCGCACCAGAGCAGGAGAGCACGAGGCGGGAGCGGCTGGAGAACCGCACCCAGGTGGCGATCATGCTGCTGATCGGCGGCGCGGCCGGGGCGGCATCGTTCACGCATGTGCATGACGTCGCGGCTGGGCATGGTCAGCCGGGCTGGCTGGCCTGGGCCGACGCCGTCGTCCTGGAGTTGACGTCGATCGCCGCCGGTCTGGAGCTGCGGCGCAACCGGCGCCTGGAAAGGAGCGTCGCCTTCCCCGCCACGGTGCTGGTCCTGGCGGTGTTGCTGTCCCTGGCGGCGCAGGTGGTGGAGGCGGAGGCGTCGGTGATCGGCTGGATCGCGGCCGCCCTGCCAGCCCTGGGCTTTCTGGCGATGGTGAAGATTGCCCTCGGCCGCGCCGACCCCGCCCCACCCCACCGGACCGCCTGGACCGAGCCCGAGCCGGTCCCGGACACTCACCAGCCGGTCCCCGTGATCGCTGCTGCCGTCCAGGACCGCACGACCGCGGGCCCCGCCGTCGCGGACCGGCGTACGGCGGTCCCGGACCGCCGGGACACCGAGGTGTCGACGGACGACGGCGGTCCGGAGGTCGCCGCGCTGGTCCCGGCCGCCCGGACCGCCGCCCGCACCCTCGCCGCCGAGGGAACCCTGCTGTCCCGCAAGGCGCTCGCCCGACAACTACGCGCGGAGGGGCACCAGCTGTCCAACGCCACAGCGTCGGCGCTTGTGCGCGTCCTCCGCGCCGAGACCACCCCGCCCGCACCGGATCTGTCACCGCGGCAGGCCGCGTGATAGATCCCCGACCTGGCAGGTCTGTCAGACCGAACCGCCGCTGTCAGACCAGCGCGCGTCTGTCAGGAAGCCCGTGAGCTGTCAGAACCTGACGGGACCTGTCAACGCACTCCCGCCCAGCAGTGGCCGGGCTGCGTATCCCGCGCCTATCCGCACCCTGAACAAGGAGCAACAACGATGATGTCCCCGCACAGCGACAACCACGAGCGCCGCTACCGGCCCGACTCACGCATCCCCTCACGGCACCGTCACGCCCCGTCCGTTGTGGCCGGCCGTGTCGGTGGCGGCGTCGATCCCCGTTCTACCGTCCGTCTTGATCCTGACCCCCGAACTGACCCCCCGATCCCGCTCACAGCCCAGGTCAGGGCCGCTCTCACCGGTTCGATACCGCTCCAGACAGACCCTCCAGTCTGGGGTCTCCCCCCAGGGGCCGCCCATGCGTAAACCGCTACCCGCTGTGGATCCGCTGCTGCGGCTACAGGCCAGCATCACCGCCCGCGACGACCGGCTCCTCGGCTGGCTCTACGACCACGGCGTGCTCACCACCGACCAGATCGCCGCCGCACTGTTCCCGTCCCTGGACTTCGCCCAACGCCGGCTGCGCCGCCTGACCGTCCTGCGGGCGGTGGACAGGTTCCGGCCCAACCGGGCCTACGGCGGCTCCTACCCGTACCACTACGTCCTGGACCAGCTCGGCTACGACCACGTCCACGCCCAACGCGGACTCGGACGACCACGCCGGGACCAGGCCCGCCGCCGCAAACAGTCCCTCACCTCGCGGCCGGACCTGCCGCACCTGCTCGGCGGCAACCAGGTCTTCATCGACCTCGCCGCCCACGCCCACGCCCGCGCCCACCCCGACAGCCGATTGGTCCGCTGGCAGCCCGCGTCCGCGTTCCACGAGCCCGGCGTACTCTACCGGGCAGGCGGCAACCCGCAGATGATGGTCCATGGATCGACCGGACTGCCCCGCCCGGACGGCGCCGGGGTGTGGACCGAGCAGGACCGCTCGGTACCGTTCTTCCTCGAGTACGACACCGGCCGCGAACGCCTCGACATCCTCACCGAGAAGATCGCCAAGTACGAACGGCTGTACGCGATGAGCACGTGGGCGTGGCCGGTCCTGTTCCACCTGCCCTCGGCCCGCCGCGAGGCGAACCTGCACCACCGCCTCGCCGCCGTTCCCGGCCTGGAGACGGCCATCGCCACCACCACTGCCGAACTGCGTACCGCCACCGGCGCCAGCCCCGCCGACCAGGTCTGGCAACTCGCCGGCCGCAGCACCGGCCGCCACCGCCTCATCGACCTGCCCTACACCGACACCGACCACGACGACGCGTTCCCCACCCACACCACGCCCAGCCAGGACGGGCGGACCGTCTAATGGGACCAGCGGGAAGGACGGCGCGTGGGATGGCCTGCCAGCTTCACACGGCGCCCATCCCGTCCACACCCGCTACCCCCCTGCAGCGACGGCCTTCCCTCGCCTGCGGCCCGCACCGGCGGGCTCGAACCGCACTTCGGAGGCGGAGCAGGCGCCTCGCCACCGGCCACACGTCTGTCGGCGGGCTCCCGGCGACAGACACTGTGCTCACACCAGTCCTGCCGTGACAGTTCCTGTGAGTGGCGCACGTCTTCACTTCCGAGGCCGCCAGAGTTACAGTCCGCGCCCACTTGACCGTCGCCGATCCGCCGTTCCACGGACGACGCGACCCGGCGGCCGATCTTCAGCGAGTTCTCACGACCGAGAAGGAGTTGCCGATGGCCAGACGCCTCGACCTCACACCACGAGCCGTCCTGGGAGGGACATGGCCACACGCCGTGACCAGCAATCACGCGCGAAAACACCACACACGTCGCCGCCGACCCCGCCCACGCGGACAGCCGATGGCGAGGCCACGACCGACAGCAGCGATCCAATCCTGCCGGGGACGCTGTCGATGGCCCGCTACCTGACCGACCCGCAGACCGAAGACGAAATCCAAGCCCTCGCCGCCGAAGCCGGCATACCCGACATCGACCAAGCGGCCAAACTCGCCCGCCTCCTACGCCTGCACCACCAGCCCACCGCCCGACCCCACGCCGCGTGACCTGCGCCCGCCCTGACAGGGGC is a window of Micromonospora polyrhachis DNA encoding:
- a CDS encoding DUF2637 domain-containing protein, with translation MASPDQRHPGAPEQESTRRERLENRTQVAIMLLIGGAAGAASFTHVHDVAAGHGQPGWLAWADAVVLELTSIAAGLELRRNRRLERSVAFPATVLVLAVLLSLAAQVVEAEASVIGWIAAALPALGFLAMVKIALGRADPAPPHRTAWTEPEPVPDTHQPVPVIAAAVQDRTTAGPAVADRRTAVPDRRDTEVSTDDGGPEVAALVPAARTAARTLAAEGTLLSRKALARQLRAEGHQLSNATASALVRVLRAETTPPAPDLSPRQAA
- a CDS encoding replication-relaxation family protein yields the protein MRKPLPAVDPLLRLQASITARDDRLLGWLYDHGVLTTDQIAAALFPSLDFAQRRLRRLTVLRAVDRFRPNRAYGGSYPYHYVLDQLGYDHVHAQRGLGRPRRDQARRRKQSLTSRPDLPHLLGGNQVFIDLAAHAHARAHPDSRLVRWQPASAFHEPGVLYRAGGNPQMMVHGSTGLPRPDGAGVWTEQDRSVPFFLEYDTGRERLDILTEKIAKYERLYAMSTWAWPVLFHLPSARREANLHHRLAAVPGLETAIATTTAELRTATGASPADQVWQLAGRSTGRHRLIDLPYTDTDHDDAFPTHTTPSQDGRTV
- a CDS encoding reverse transcriptase domain-containing protein, yielding MQPVPPDVLSRLDLEGATCREASAEEPLIPSSPGTSELNERAPEFASWLAGQLQAGLTPCRGLVVAVAKPETGSRPVALWGFAERVTFRALTDLLMAEAKHEVDRSTEGYRTFAYAPLAYAQTRGSRVDANGNSELSWPDNAVVQYVVKADLASFYDYVDHDILARELLLRTGDYATIECLLELLLEVQRRRYGLPQLLEPSDRLSDLYASRVLRALRRKQWAAWRFNDDFRIATDTFEDAKRALDDLAAAARDNGLTLNESKTRTPSFRAYWEKNEVPEYADDDDDSDPQWALDILNSTVTPRDLATDMVTDNRINLHEADRAAIRAIRSALIRLSDPAEPRAVDVMPKVMNIVAFAASTTPYVLRYLKAMANLDRPAVTRTVTAIATEVSLSDWQRLYLLRAIRELGLLDSDPFTAWIMANRAQRYEPVVRAEAALALAYANKIEAQEIVRALDEEPSALATWYLVALRRLRHHGAVSQEANDAVRDESGLHATILAQP